In Micromonospora sp. LH3U1, one genomic interval encodes:
- a CDS encoding MarR family winged helix-turn-helix transcriptional regulator, which translates to MERSADLAAAIDVAAETLIAVLDSASSRPQVPPTQLRVLTLISSRQETNVNGLAELLDVVPSSASRLCDRLEATGLLRRVADPRDRREVRLVPTAAALTLLGELAERRQRAVQAVLDRMPARMQHDLLLALVAFARAATQPVPEQQTDSAVQTA; encoded by the coding sequence GTGGAGCGATCTGCGGATCTCGCCGCGGCGATCGACGTGGCTGCCGAGACACTGATCGCCGTCCTCGACTCGGCGTCGTCGCGACCCCAGGTGCCGCCCACCCAGCTGCGGGTGCTGACGCTGATCAGCAGCCGGCAGGAGACAAATGTCAACGGGTTGGCGGAGCTGCTGGACGTGGTGCCCTCGTCGGCGAGCCGCCTCTGCGACCGGCTCGAGGCGACCGGGCTGTTGCGCCGGGTGGCCGATCCACGGGATCGGCGTGAGGTGCGGTTGGTGCCGACCGCCGCCGCGTTGACCCTGTTGGGGGAGTTGGCCGAGCGGCGGCAGCGCGCGGTGCAGGCGGTGCTGGATCGGATGCCGGCGCGGATGCAGCATGACCTGTTGCTGGCGTTGGTCGCGTTCGCTCGGGCGGCGACCCAGCCGGTGCCCGAGCAGCAGACCGATTCCGCGGTCCAGACGGCCTGA
- a CDS encoding PP2C family protein-serine/threonine phosphatase, with translation MVDAPDGVSRALREAPPDQLAEAADRAIRSTMGALRTDVFVADYRISGLWPVLDPDLPAAGFLACHTVAQRCFSSQQPVRDIAAEGPCRLYLPLTVWGERLGVLLIELPAVPGPAVTGRATDIAGALAVAMRAADRETDRYRRARRRERLTMAAEMQWDLLPGRSVAHHAFDLAGQLEPAYTVGGDHFDWSLDGDRLTLTVLNGEGSGLAASMLTAVTVNAMRNARRSGGGLVEQAELASDTVFYQHRGRRSVATLLLEVDTRTGRVRAVDAGSPHMLRMRGSVVEPMKLDQQLPLGMFAETRYELQELHLAPGDRLFVVSDGVWAAEPPGQEPYGQRVMARSLRATRLQPPAEAVGTVMRELHAYHADSDLRDDAVVVCLDWHGPRERSSG, from the coding sequence ATGGTGGACGCGCCGGACGGGGTGTCGCGCGCGCTGCGCGAGGCCCCGCCCGATCAGTTGGCAGAGGCGGCGGACCGGGCGATCCGGTCGACGATGGGCGCGCTGCGCACCGACGTGTTCGTCGCCGACTACCGGATCAGCGGGCTCTGGCCGGTGCTGGATCCGGATCTGCCGGCGGCCGGGTTCCTGGCCTGCCACACCGTGGCGCAGCGCTGCTTCAGCAGCCAGCAACCGGTGCGCGATATCGCCGCCGAAGGCCCTTGCCGTCTCTACCTGCCGTTGACGGTGTGGGGGGAGCGGCTTGGTGTGCTGCTGATCGAGCTGCCCGCCGTACCGGGTCCGGCCGTCACCGGCCGCGCGACGGACATCGCCGGTGCCCTGGCGGTGGCGATGCGTGCGGCGGACCGGGAGACCGACCGCTACCGGCGGGCCCGCCGTCGCGAGCGACTGACGATGGCCGCCGAGATGCAGTGGGACCTGCTGCCCGGTCGCAGTGTGGCGCACCACGCGTTCGATCTGGCCGGCCAGCTCGAGCCGGCGTACACGGTGGGTGGTGACCACTTCGACTGGTCCCTGGACGGCGACCGTCTCACCCTGACGGTGCTCAACGGCGAGGGCAGTGGCCTGGCCGCGTCGATGCTGACCGCCGTCACGGTCAACGCGATGCGCAACGCGCGTCGCTCCGGTGGGGGCCTGGTGGAGCAGGCCGAGCTTGCCTCGGACACGGTCTTCTACCAGCACCGGGGCCGCCGGTCCGTGGCCACTCTGCTGCTCGAGGTGGACACTCGCACCGGCCGGGTCCGGGCGGTCGACGCGGGATCTCCGCACATGCTGCGGATGCGCGGGTCCGTGGTGGAGCCGATGAAGCTGGATCAGCAGCTGCCGCTGGGCATGTTCGCGGAGACCCGCTACGAGTTGCAGGAGCTGCACCTCGCGCCGGGTGATCGCCTCTTCGTGGTCAGCGACGGGGTGTGGGCCGCCGAGCCGCCGGGCCAGGAGCCGTACGGGCAGCGAGTGATGGCACGTTCCCTGCGCGCCACGCGCTTGCAGCCGCCAGCCGAAGCGGTTGGTACGGTGATGCGCGAACTGCATGCCTACCACGCGGACTCCGATCTGCGCGACGACGCTGTCGTGGTCTGTCTGGACTGGCACGGTCCGCGTGAACGGAGCAGCGGGTGA
- a CDS encoding SAM-dependent methyltransferase: MGEPDQPSTARMIDFWLGGARHFPVDVAAAGAFEQAYGPCAPVFRELRAFLGRAVRAMAGQGVDAFLVFGAGVPTMGNVHEVATDATVLYTDVDPVTIRLGQSVLAGSDRAGYGFGDATDIGTVDPAQLHRFVPGWGRRPVGVVFLGLAAFLDDATLTRTLDELYAAAAPGSLLAVDFDTEELAGHPQALAMMGPQFRMRPPAAFAPLLGRWAPTADGIVPVTQWRPEGPPAQVPDAFHGVLAARGGD, translated from the coding sequence ATGGGTGAACCAGACCAGCCGAGCACCGCGCGCATGATCGACTTTTGGCTCGGCGGGGCGCGCCACTTCCCCGTCGACGTGGCCGCCGCGGGGGCGTTCGAGCAGGCGTACGGGCCGTGCGCGCCGGTTTTCCGGGAGCTGCGGGCGTTCCTCGGCCGGGCGGTGCGGGCCATGGCCGGGCAGGGCGTGGACGCTTTCCTGGTGTTCGGCGCCGGGGTGCCCACGATGGGCAACGTGCACGAGGTCGCCACCGACGCGACCGTGCTCTACACCGATGTCGACCCGGTGACGATCCGGCTGGGGCAGAGCGTCCTCGCCGGCAGCGACCGGGCCGGCTACGGCTTCGGTGACGCGACCGACATCGGCACGGTCGACCCGGCGCAGCTGCACCGTTTCGTTCCGGGTTGGGGCCGGCGGCCGGTCGGGGTCGTCTTTCTCGGGCTCGCAGCGTTCCTCGACGACGCCACGTTGACCCGTACCCTCGACGAGCTGTACGCCGCAGCGGCGCCGGGCAGCCTGCTCGCCGTGGACTTCGACACCGAGGAGCTGGCGGGGCACCCGCAGGCGCTGGCGATGATGGGGCCGCAGTTCCGGATGCGTCCACCGGCGGCGTTCGCGCCGCTGCTGGGTCGGTGGGCGCCGACGGCGGACGGGATCGTCCCGGTCACCCAGTGGCGACCGGAGGGTCCGCCGGCGCAGGTGCCCGACGCGTTCCATGGCGTGCTCGCCGCCCGGGGTGGTGACTGA
- a CDS encoding universal stress protein, whose protein sequence is MNSANSAAVVVGVDGSETALRAVRLAATEAARRHRPLRVVHGFIWPLLHVPVSPAPDAPPGGGLRHRAEELVEAAVNEAEATAPGLSISGEIIDGEAAAVLVGESPTAALIVLGDRGLGGFTALVVGSVAVQVAAYADCPVLVVRGEQRPDEPVLVAVDGSEASRLAADFAAETAVSRGVPLVAVHAYRHPGSSGPGDMQPLVYDEAKLHGEQERMLAGWLTGLTEDHRELRLTCRAVRGRPGAVLAEASRTAQLVVVGGQGRGEVTGLLLGSVSQSVLHHAQCPVAVVRAPH, encoded by the coding sequence GTGAACTCGGCGAACAGCGCGGCGGTGGTGGTCGGCGTGGACGGCTCGGAGACGGCGCTGCGCGCCGTACGCCTCGCCGCCACGGAGGCGGCGCGCCGGCATCGGCCACTGCGGGTCGTACACGGCTTCATCTGGCCGCTGCTGCACGTGCCGGTCTCCCCCGCCCCCGATGCGCCGCCCGGAGGTGGGCTGCGCCACCGTGCCGAGGAGCTCGTCGAGGCCGCGGTGAACGAGGCCGAGGCGACCGCTCCCGGACTGTCCATCTCCGGCGAGATCATCGACGGTGAGGCCGCCGCCGTGCTGGTGGGCGAATCCCCCACCGCCGCGCTCATCGTGCTCGGCGACCGCGGTTTGGGTGGTTTCACCGCGCTGGTGGTCGGCTCGGTGGCGGTGCAGGTCGCCGCGTACGCCGACTGCCCGGTGCTGGTGGTCCGCGGCGAGCAACGACCCGACGAACCGGTACTGGTCGCGGTGGACGGTTCGGAGGCCTCCCGGCTGGCGGCCGACTTCGCCGCCGAGACCGCCGTGTCGCGCGGCGTGCCGCTGGTGGCGGTGCACGCCTACCGGCACCCGGGCAGCAGCGGCCCGGGCGACATGCAACCCCTGGTGTACGACGAGGCGAAGCTGCACGGCGAGCAGGAGCGGATGCTCGCCGGGTGGCTGACCGGGCTGACCGAGGACCACCGGGAACTGCGGCTGACCTGCCGGGCGGTACGAGGCCGCCCTGGTGCCGTGCTCGCCGAGGCGTCCCGCACCGCCCAACTGGTGGTCGTCGGTGGGCAGGGGCGCGGCGAGGTGACCGGGTTGCTGCTGGGGTCGGTGAGTCAGTCGGTGCTGCACCACGCGCAGTGCCCGGTCGCCGTGGTCCGCGCGCCCCACTAG
- a CDS encoding phosphatidylethanolamine-binding protein — MPGPRPGSNAYDKQRARLRNAIDDSGRRVPDGKANQVANRILQEDRGQRGVVRGDRTYGPKSEREPGDPK; from the coding sequence ATGCCAGGACCACGGCCGGGCAGTAACGCGTACGACAAGCAGCGGGCGCGGTTGCGCAACGCGATCGACGACTCCGGACGCCGGGTGCCCGACGGTAAGGCCAACCAGGTCGCCAACAGGATCCTCCAGGAGGATCGGGGACAACGGGGCGTGGTGCGCGGCGACCGCACGTACGGCCCCAAGAGCGAGCGCGAACCGGGCGACCCGAAGTGA
- a CDS encoding hemolysin family protein produces MGGQLGQLALVAVLVLVNAALSGSEMALVTLREGQLRRLGRRSRAGDRLVQLSRDPNRYLATIQLGITLAGFLASAAAAVSLAGPLVGPLGFLGGAARPASVLLVTMLLTFVTLVLGELAPKRLAMQRAERWALLSAGPLDLLARVSRPAVWLLSRATDAVVRLAGGDPRANREEMTEDELREMLASQRGLSAQQREILSGAFDIAGRTLREILVARREVTTLPANLTADEGVRRLAAAGRSRAPVTGAAGLDDVLGVVHIRDLVQAGTASVGERVRPPLLLPVTLPVADALRQLRQEHQQLALVVDEHGGIDGMVTMEDLLAEVVGELYDETDRDVHGVIREPDGSLLVPGDFPLHDLPDLGVRLSFPLSRDYTTVAGLVLARLRHLPDEPGELVRLPGLTLEVVEVADRAVRRVRLRGFVTER; encoded by the coding sequence ATGGGCGGTCAGCTCGGGCAGTTGGCGCTGGTGGCCGTGCTGGTGCTGGTCAACGCCGCGCTTTCCGGCAGCGAGATGGCTCTGGTGACGCTGCGCGAGGGGCAGCTGCGGCGGCTGGGCCGGCGGTCGCGCGCCGGCGACCGGTTGGTGCAACTGTCCCGCGACCCGAACCGCTACCTGGCCACGATTCAGCTCGGCATCACCCTGGCCGGGTTCCTCGCGTCGGCGGCGGCCGCCGTGTCCCTGGCCGGGCCGCTGGTCGGCCCGCTGGGCTTCCTCGGCGGCGCGGCCCGCCCCGCCTCGGTGCTGCTGGTGACCATGCTGCTGACCTTCGTCACATTGGTGCTCGGGGAGTTGGCCCCGAAGCGGCTGGCCATGCAGCGGGCGGAGCGGTGGGCGCTGCTGAGCGCCGGCCCGCTGGACCTGCTCGCCCGAGTGTCCCGACCGGCGGTGTGGCTGCTCAGTCGGGCCACCGACGCCGTGGTACGGCTGGCCGGCGGTGACCCGCGGGCCAACCGGGAGGAGATGACCGAGGATGAGCTGCGGGAGATGCTGGCCAGCCAGCGCGGCCTGTCGGCCCAGCAGCGGGAGATCCTGTCTGGCGCGTTCGACATCGCCGGCCGGACGCTGCGGGAGATCCTGGTGGCCCGGCGGGAGGTGACCACGCTGCCGGCCAACCTGACCGCCGACGAGGGCGTGCGTCGGCTCGCCGCCGCCGGCCGGTCCCGCGCTCCGGTCACCGGTGCCGCCGGCCTGGACGACGTGCTGGGTGTGGTGCACATCCGTGACCTGGTGCAGGCCGGCACCGCCTCGGTGGGCGAACGGGTCCGGCCGCCGCTGCTGCTGCCGGTCACCCTGCCGGTCGCCGACGCGTTGCGTCAGCTTCGTCAGGAGCATCAGCAACTGGCCCTGGTGGTCGACGAGCACGGCGGCATCGACGGCATGGTCACCATGGAGGATCTGCTGGCCGAGGTGGTCGGTGAGTTGTACGACGAGACCGACCGCGATGTGCACGGGGTGATCCGGGAACCGGACGGGTCCCTGCTGGTGCCCGGTGACTTCCCGCTGCACGACCTGCCTGATCTGGGGGTGCGGCTGAGCTTCCCGTTGTCCCGGGACTACACCACGGTGGCGGGGTTGGTGCTGGCTCGGCTGCGGCACCTGCCGGATGAGCCAGGGGAGTTGGTGCGCCTGCCCGGGTTGACCCTGGAGGTGGTGGAGGTCGCCGACCGGGCGGTGCGGCGGGTGCGGCTACGCGGGTTCGTCACCGAACGCTGA
- the selB gene encoding selenocysteine-specific translation elongation factor — MFVVATAGHVDHGKSTLVRALTGMEPDRWAEERRRGMTIDLGFAWTTLPSGGTVAFVDVPGHERFVPNMLAGVGPVPAALIVVAADEGWMPQSAEHLAALDALGVAYGLLAVTRADLADPGPATARARAEIAATSLGAVEAVAVSGRTGAGLPELRTALERLAAGLPPPMVDDPVRLWVDRSFTVRGSGTVVTGTLGAGRLRVGDELELAGTDEPVRVRGLHALGEARPEAAAVARVAVNLRGTPRDRLGRGDALLTPGRFHHTDVVDVRLTGDPAADLPATLTLHVGSAAVPVRVRPLGPDTVRLRLARPLPLLVGDRALLRDPGRHHVSGGVRVLDVAPPPLARRGAAAVRAQVLAELDGRPDLAGELRRRRLVRAGALIRMGVPVHAAPVADDWLADPTHWRRLGDQLTEEVARYAREHPLEPGMPVDALRQRLALPDRVLVEALVRPPLRIHAGRVGAAGADALPEPVARAVQRVRAEYGDRPFRAPEADHLVDLGLGPREIGAAVRAGALLRLADNVVLLPDALDDAVRVLAGLPQPFTLSAARQALDTTRRVAVPLLELLDRRGATRRLPDDARIVVT, encoded by the coding sequence GTGTTCGTCGTCGCCACCGCCGGACACGTCGACCACGGCAAGTCGACCCTGGTCCGGGCGTTGACCGGGATGGAACCCGACCGGTGGGCCGAGGAACGCCGCCGGGGGATGACCATCGACCTGGGCTTCGCCTGGACGACACTGCCGTCGGGCGGCACCGTCGCCTTCGTCGACGTGCCCGGGCACGAGCGGTTCGTGCCGAACATGCTCGCCGGGGTCGGCCCGGTGCCGGCAGCGCTGATCGTGGTGGCCGCCGACGAGGGATGGATGCCGCAGTCCGCCGAGCACCTCGCCGCGCTCGACGCGCTCGGAGTCGCGTACGGCCTGCTGGCGGTGACCCGCGCGGACCTGGCCGATCCGGGGCCGGCGACAGCCCGCGCCCGCGCCGAGATCGCCGCGACGAGCCTCGGTGCGGTGGAGGCCGTGGCCGTCAGCGGCCGGACCGGCGCGGGCCTGCCGGAGCTGCGTACCGCGCTGGAGCGGCTCGCCGCCGGGCTGCCGCCACCCATGGTGGACGATCCGGTCCGGCTCTGGGTCGACCGTAGCTTCACCGTGCGGGGCAGTGGCACCGTCGTCACCGGCACCCTCGGTGCCGGTCGCCTTCGGGTGGGCGACGAGCTGGAGCTGGCCGGCACCGACGAACCGGTCCGGGTCCGTGGCCTGCACGCACTGGGCGAAGCCCGACCGGAGGCGGCGGCGGTGGCCCGGGTGGCGGTCAACCTGCGCGGTACGCCCCGCGACCGGCTCGGCCGCGGCGATGCGCTGCTCACCCCGGGCCGGTTCCACCACACCGACGTCGTCGACGTCCGGCTCACCGGCGACCCGGCGGCCGACCTGCCGGCCACCCTCACCCTGCACGTCGGGTCGGCGGCGGTGCCGGTACGGGTGCGACCGCTCGGTCCGGACACCGTGCGGCTGCGGTTGGCCCGTCCGCTGCCGCTGCTGGTGGGTGACCGGGCGCTGCTGCGGGACCCGGGCCGGCACCACGTGTCCGGCGGGGTGCGGGTGCTGGACGTGGCGCCGCCACCGCTGGCCCGTCGTGGTGCCGCCGCCGTCCGCGCGCAGGTCCTCGCCGAGTTGGACGGTCGGCCCGACCTGGCCGGTGAGCTGCGCCGCCGCCGGCTGGTCCGGGCCGGTGCGCTGATCCGGATGGGAGTGCCGGTGCACGCCGCCCCGGTGGCCGATGACTGGCTGGCCGACCCCACGCACTGGCGGCGGCTCGGCGACCAGCTGACCGAAGAGGTCGCCCGCTACGCCAGGGAGCACCCGTTGGAGCCCGGGATGCCGGTCGACGCGCTGCGCCAGCGCCTCGCCCTGCCCGACCGGGTGCTGGTCGAGGCGTTGGTCCGGCCGCCCCTGCGGATCCACGCCGGCCGGGTCGGGGCGGCGGGCGCCGACGCGCTGCCCGAACCGGTGGCCCGGGCCGTGCAACGGGTCCGCGCCGAGTACGGTGACCGGCCGTTTCGCGCCCCCGAGGCGGACCACCTCGTCGACCTCGGTCTGGGCCCCCGGGAGATCGGAGCCGCGGTGCGCGCGGGCGCCCTGCTGCGGCTGGCCGACAACGTGGTGCTGCTGCCCGACGCGCTCGACGACGCAGTCCGGGTGTTGGCCGGGCTACCCCAACCGTTCACCCTCTCGGCGGCCCGGCAGGCGTTGGACACCACCCGCCGGGTGGCGGTGCCACTGCTGGAGCTGCTGGACCGTCGGGGCGCGACCCGACGACTGCCCGACGACGCCCGCATCGTCGTCACCTGA
- the nrfD gene encoding NrfD/PsrC family molybdoenzyme membrane anchor subunit — MSPHRPEVGDLFRRFRDRLAADGSGRLAADGSGRLGVPVPPEASVRRGPAGTDARADLTSPPQRTAEPSGRRTGRRGGRRGGGEELRVPEAEFTSYYGRPILKAPVWKWDIAAYLFTGGLAAGSSLLAAGGQLTGRPALRRAGRVTALAAVSASAVFLVKDLGRPARFHHMLRVAKLTSPMSVGTWILTAYGPAAGVAAIAEVAGRLPRHGLLGLAGRALPPIGHAAGLLAAGTAPALATYTGVLLADTAVPSWHEAYPELPVIFAGSALASGAGVGLLAAPPAQAGPARRMAVAGAALELYGAHRVETRLGLLSEPYRLGRPGQLLRAGRLLTAGGVAGALLGRRSRVVSGLSGAALLAASVVTRFGIFYGGVASARDPRYTVVPQRERVDARRTGMDLPSDRAAPPAV, encoded by the coding sequence GTGAGTCCGCACCGTCCCGAGGTGGGCGACCTGTTCCGCCGCTTCCGCGACCGCCTGGCCGCCGACGGCTCCGGCCGCCTGGCCGCCGACGGCTCGGGCCGGCTGGGCGTCCCGGTGCCGCCGGAGGCGAGCGTGCGGCGCGGACCGGCGGGCACCGACGCCCGGGCGGACCTGACCTCGCCGCCGCAGCGGACCGCCGAACCGTCCGGCCGGCGGACGGGTCGCCGGGGCGGTCGTCGTGGGGGCGGCGAGGAGTTGCGGGTGCCGGAGGCCGAGTTCACCTCGTACTACGGTCGGCCCATCCTGAAGGCGCCGGTCTGGAAGTGGGACATCGCCGCGTACCTGTTCACGGGCGGGCTGGCCGCCGGCTCGTCGCTGCTCGCCGCGGGTGGGCAGCTCACCGGGCGGCCGGCGCTGCGTCGCGCTGGTCGGGTCACCGCGCTGGCCGCCGTCAGCGCCAGCGCTGTCTTCCTGGTCAAGGACCTGGGCAGGCCGGCACGGTTTCACCACATGCTCCGCGTGGCCAAGCTGACCTCTCCGATGTCGGTGGGCACCTGGATCCTCACCGCGTACGGGCCGGCCGCGGGTGTCGCCGCGATCGCCGAGGTCGCCGGTCGGCTGCCCCGTCACGGCCTGCTCGGGTTGGCCGGCCGGGCGTTGCCTCCGATCGGGCACGCCGCTGGGCTGCTCGCCGCTGGCACCGCGCCCGCGCTGGCCACGTACACGGGGGTGCTGCTCGCCGACACGGCGGTGCCGTCCTGGCACGAGGCGTACCCCGAGTTGCCGGTCATCTTCGCGGGCAGCGCGCTGGCCAGCGGCGCCGGCGTGGGTCTGCTCGCCGCGCCGCCGGCTCAGGCCGGCCCGGCCCGCCGGATGGCGGTGGCCGGCGCGGCCCTGGAGCTGTACGGCGCGCATCGGGTGGAGACCCGCCTCGGCCTGCTCAGCGAGCCCTACCGGCTGGGTCGGCCCGGTCAGCTGCTGCGCGCCGGCCGGCTGCTGACCGCTGGCGGTGTCGCCGGGGCTCTGCTCGGCCGGCGCAGCCGGGTGGTCAGCGGGTTGTCCGGTGCGGCGCTGCTGGCCGCGTCGGTGGTGACCCGGTTCGGCATCTTCTACGGCGGCGTCGCCTCCGCCCGCGACCCTCGGTACACGGTGGTGCCACAACGTGAGCGGGTCGACGCCCGGCGGACGGGCATGGATCTTCCATCTGATCGGGCGGCCCCGCCCGCAGTGTGA
- a CDS encoding 4Fe-4S dicluster domain-containing protein has product MPDPNSLYGPLDPAPDAGYVDAPPRMGFFTDTSVCIGCKACEVACKEWNGVPQSGLDLLGMSYDNTGALTANSWRHVAFIEQPRPVGHRTPPFAGTPTGEPVSAASAGVAAGTAGPTGTDPGLPPGSPSAAARMAAGGPADVLGAPVGVARADAGAGPQFLGMPGAQPPGRGTGAEGRSDFRWLMMSDVCKHCTHAACLDVCPTGSLFRTEFGTVVVQEDICNGCGYCISACPYGVIDQRKDDGRAWKCTLCYDRLGAGMTPACAQACPTESIQYGALDELRERAAARVETLHERGVPEARLYGHDPNDGVGGDGAFFLLLDEPEVYGLPPDPIVTTRDLPAMWKRAGLAALVMAAATVAAFVGGSS; this is encoded by the coding sequence ATTCCTGACCCGAACAGCCTGTACGGCCCGCTGGACCCGGCGCCCGACGCCGGTTACGTGGACGCGCCGCCGCGGATGGGGTTCTTCACCGACACCAGCGTCTGCATCGGCTGTAAGGCTTGTGAGGTGGCGTGCAAGGAGTGGAATGGCGTCCCGCAGAGCGGCCTCGACCTGCTCGGCATGTCGTACGACAACACCGGTGCGTTGACCGCGAACTCATGGCGGCACGTCGCGTTCATCGAACAGCCTCGCCCGGTCGGGCACCGCACCCCGCCGTTCGCGGGTACGCCGACTGGTGAGCCGGTCAGCGCCGCCTCGGCAGGCGTGGCGGCCGGCACGGCCGGTCCGACCGGTACGGACCCGGGGCTACCGCCCGGTTCACCGTCGGCGGCCGCTCGGATGGCTGCGGGCGGGCCGGCCGACGTCCTCGGCGCCCCGGTCGGTGTCGCACGGGCCGACGCCGGCGCGGGTCCGCAGTTCCTCGGGATGCCGGGTGCGCAGCCGCCGGGTCGGGGCACCGGCGCGGAGGGGCGTAGTGATTTCCGTTGGCTGATGATGTCTGACGTGTGCAAGCACTGCACGCATGCGGCGTGCCTGGATGTTTGCCCGACGGGTTCGTTGTTCCGGACGGAGTTCGGGACGGTGGTGGTGCAGGAGGACATCTGCAATGGGTGTGGTTACTGCATCTCGGCCTGTCCTTATGGTGTGATTGATCAGCGTAAGGATGATGGGCGGGCGTGGAAGTGCACGCTGTGCTACGACCGGCTTGGCGCGGGGATGACTCCGGCGTGTGCGCAGGCGTGTCCGACCGAGTCGATTCAGTACGGGGCTTTGGACGAGTTGCGGGAGCGGGCTGCCGCGCGGGTCGAGACGCTGCACGAGCGGGGGGTCCCCGAGGCGCGGTTGTACGGGCATGACCCGAATGATGGTGTGGGCGGTGACGGTGCGTTCTTCCTGCTCCTCGACGAGCCCGAGGTGTACGGCCTGCCACCGGATCCGATTGTGACCACCCGCGATCTGCCGGCCATGTGGAAGCGCGCCGGCCTCGCGGCCCTCGTCATGGCGGCGGCCACCGTCGCCGCGTTCGTCGGAGGTTCGTCGTGA